A genomic stretch from Kogia breviceps isolate mKogBre1 chromosome 1, mKogBre1 haplotype 1, whole genome shotgun sequence includes:
- the PINK1 gene encoding serine/threonine-protein kinase PINK1, mitochondrial isoform X2 has protein sequence MAVRQALGRGLQLGRALLLRFTAKPGPTYVWGRPERPGPAAGWGRGERPGQAAGPGAEPRRLGLGLPSRYRFFRQSVAGLAARLQRQFVGRPRGGAGPCGRAVFLAFGLGLGLIEEKQAEGRRAASACEEIQAVFTRKNKLLPDPLDTRRWQGFRLEEYLIGKSIGKGCSAAVYEATMPVLPQNQQVAGSIGLLPGRGPEIIPRGEEEQAPLAPAFPLAIKMMWNISAGSSSEAIFSTMSQELVPASRVALAGEYGVLPHRSKGGPKQLAAHPNVIRVFRAFTSSVPLLPGALLDYPDVLPPRLHPEGLGHERTLFLVMKNYSCTLRQYLHGNSPSPRLATVMTLQLLEGVAHLVQQGVAHRDLKSDNVLVELDADGCPWLVITDFGCCLADERVGLQLPFTSWYVDRGGNGCLMAPEVSTACPGPRAVIDYSKADAWAVGALAYEICGLPNPFYGRGRAHLESRSYQEAQLPALPESVPLEARQLVKSLLQRDASKRPSARVAANVLHLSLWGERAVALEDLKPDKMIGWLLQQSAATLLANRLAENCVETKMKMLFLANLEYEALSQAALLLCSWRAAP, from the exons ATGGCGGTGCGACAGGCGCTGGGCCGGGGCCTGCAGCTGGGCCGAGCGCTACTACTGCGCTTCACAGCCAAGCCTGGCCCGACCTACGTCTGGGGGCGACCGGAACGGCCGGGCCCCGCGGCGGGCTGGGGTCGCGGGGAGCGCCCGGGCCAGGCTGCGGGACCCGGCGCGGAGCCGCGCAGGCTCGGGCTCGGGCTCCCCAGCCGCTACCGCTTCTTCCGCCAGTCGGTGGCCGGGCTGGCGGCGCGGCTCCAGAGGCAGTTCGTGGGGCGGCCCCGGGGCGGCGCGGGCCCTTGCGGCCGGGCCGTCTTTCTGGCCTTCGGGCTGGGGCTGGGTCTCATCGAGGAGAAGCAAGCGGAGGGCCGGCGTGCGGCCTCGGCCTGTGAGGAGATCCAG GCAGTTTTCACCCGGAAAAACAAGCTGCTCCCTGACCCACTGGACACTAGACGCTGGCAGGGTTTCCGGCTGGAGGAGTATCTGATCGGGAAGTCCATTGGCAAGGGCTGCAGTGCCGCtgtctatgaggccaccatgcCTGTGTTGCCCCAGAACCAGCAGGTGGCAGGGAGTATCGGGCTTCTTCCAGGGAGAGGCCCAGAGATCATTCCCCGAGGAGAAGAGGAGCAAGCCCCACTGGCCCCTGCCTTTCCCTTGGCCATCAAGATGATGTGGAACATCTCG GCGGGCTCATCCAGCGAAGCCATCTTTAGCACAATGAGCCAGGAGCTCGTCCCAGCCAGTCGAGTGGCCTTGGCCGGGGAGTATGGAGTGCTCCCTCACAG ATCCAAGGGGGGTCCCAAGCAGCTGGCCGCGCACCCCAACGTCATCCGCGTCTTCCGCGCCTTCACGTCGTCTGTGCCCCTGCTGCCAGGGGCCCTGCTCGACTACCCTGACGTGCTGCCCCCGCGCCTTCACCCCGAAGGCCTGGGCCACGAGCGGACCCTCTTCCTTGTCATGAAGAA CTACTCCTGTACCCTGCGCCAGTACCTTCATGGGAACAGCCCGAGCCCCCGCCTGGCCACCGTGATGACTCTGCAGCTCCTGGAAGGGGTGGCTCACCTGGTGCAGCAGGGCGTCGCACACAGAGACCTGAAATCCGACAACGTCCTCGTGGAGCTGGACGCAG ACGGCTGCCCCTGGTTGGTGATCACAGACTTCGGCTGCTGCCTGGCTGATGAGCGCGTCGGCCTGCAGTTGCCTTTCACCAGTTGGTATGTGGACCGTGGTGGAAACGGCTGCCTGATGGCCCCTGAG GTGTCCACAGCCTGCCCTGGCCCCCGGGCAGTGATCGACTACAGCAAGGCTGACGCCTGGGCAGTGGGAGCGCTCGCGTACGAAATCTGCGGGCTCCCCAATCCCTTTTACGGCCGGGGCAGGGCCCATCTTGAAAGCCGCAGTTACCAAGAAGCTCAGCTGCCTGCACTGCCCGAGTCGGTGCCTCTGGAGGCGAGACAGCTGGTGAAGTCGCTGCTCCAGCGAGACGCCAGCAAG AGGCCATCTGCCCGAGTAGCTGCTAACGTGCTTCATTTAAGCCTCTGGGGTGAACGTGCTGTAGCCCTGGAGGACCTGAAACCAGACAAGATGATTGGCTGGCTCCTCCAGCAATCCGCCGCCACTCTGCTGGCCAACAGGCTTGCAGAGAACTGtgtggaaacaaaaatgaagatgTTATTTCTGGCCAACCTGGAGTATGAAGCGCTGAGTCAGGCAGCCCTCCTCCTCTGCTCGTGGAGGGCGGCCCCGTGA
- the PINK1 gene encoding serine/threonine-protein kinase PINK1, mitochondrial isoform X1 yields MAVRQALGRGLQLGRALLLRFTAKPGPTYVWGRPERPGPAAGWGRGERPGQAAGPGAEPRRLGLGLPSRYRFFRQSVAGLAARLQRQFVGRPRGGAGPCGRAVFLAFGLGLGLIEEKQAEGRRAASACEEIQAVFTRKNKLLPDPLDTRRWQGFRLEEYLIGKSIGKGCSAAVYEATMPVLPQNQQVAGSIGLLPGRGPEIIPRGEEEQAPLAPAFPLAIKMMWNISAGSSSEAIFSTMSQELVPASRVALAGEYGVLPHRRSKGGPKQLAAHPNVIRVFRAFTSSVPLLPGALLDYPDVLPPRLHPEGLGHERTLFLVMKNYSCTLRQYLHGNSPSPRLATVMTLQLLEGVAHLVQQGVAHRDLKSDNVLVELDADGCPWLVITDFGCCLADERVGLQLPFTSWYVDRGGNGCLMAPEVSTACPGPRAVIDYSKADAWAVGALAYEICGLPNPFYGRGRAHLESRSYQEAQLPALPESVPLEARQLVKSLLQRDASKRPSARVAANVLHLSLWGERAVALEDLKPDKMIGWLLQQSAATLLANRLAENCVETKMKMLFLANLEYEALSQAALLLCSWRAAP; encoded by the exons ATGGCGGTGCGACAGGCGCTGGGCCGGGGCCTGCAGCTGGGCCGAGCGCTACTACTGCGCTTCACAGCCAAGCCTGGCCCGACCTACGTCTGGGGGCGACCGGAACGGCCGGGCCCCGCGGCGGGCTGGGGTCGCGGGGAGCGCCCGGGCCAGGCTGCGGGACCCGGCGCGGAGCCGCGCAGGCTCGGGCTCGGGCTCCCCAGCCGCTACCGCTTCTTCCGCCAGTCGGTGGCCGGGCTGGCGGCGCGGCTCCAGAGGCAGTTCGTGGGGCGGCCCCGGGGCGGCGCGGGCCCTTGCGGCCGGGCCGTCTTTCTGGCCTTCGGGCTGGGGCTGGGTCTCATCGAGGAGAAGCAAGCGGAGGGCCGGCGTGCGGCCTCGGCCTGTGAGGAGATCCAG GCAGTTTTCACCCGGAAAAACAAGCTGCTCCCTGACCCACTGGACACTAGACGCTGGCAGGGTTTCCGGCTGGAGGAGTATCTGATCGGGAAGTCCATTGGCAAGGGCTGCAGTGCCGCtgtctatgaggccaccatgcCTGTGTTGCCCCAGAACCAGCAGGTGGCAGGGAGTATCGGGCTTCTTCCAGGGAGAGGCCCAGAGATCATTCCCCGAGGAGAAGAGGAGCAAGCCCCACTGGCCCCTGCCTTTCCCTTGGCCATCAAGATGATGTGGAACATCTCG GCGGGCTCATCCAGCGAAGCCATCTTTAGCACAATGAGCCAGGAGCTCGTCCCAGCCAGTCGAGTGGCCTTGGCCGGGGAGTATGGAGTGCTCCCTCACAG AAGATCCAAGGGGGGTCCCAAGCAGCTGGCCGCGCACCCCAACGTCATCCGCGTCTTCCGCGCCTTCACGTCGTCTGTGCCCCTGCTGCCAGGGGCCCTGCTCGACTACCCTGACGTGCTGCCCCCGCGCCTTCACCCCGAAGGCCTGGGCCACGAGCGGACCCTCTTCCTTGTCATGAAGAA CTACTCCTGTACCCTGCGCCAGTACCTTCATGGGAACAGCCCGAGCCCCCGCCTGGCCACCGTGATGACTCTGCAGCTCCTGGAAGGGGTGGCTCACCTGGTGCAGCAGGGCGTCGCACACAGAGACCTGAAATCCGACAACGTCCTCGTGGAGCTGGACGCAG ACGGCTGCCCCTGGTTGGTGATCACAGACTTCGGCTGCTGCCTGGCTGATGAGCGCGTCGGCCTGCAGTTGCCTTTCACCAGTTGGTATGTGGACCGTGGTGGAAACGGCTGCCTGATGGCCCCTGAG GTGTCCACAGCCTGCCCTGGCCCCCGGGCAGTGATCGACTACAGCAAGGCTGACGCCTGGGCAGTGGGAGCGCTCGCGTACGAAATCTGCGGGCTCCCCAATCCCTTTTACGGCCGGGGCAGGGCCCATCTTGAAAGCCGCAGTTACCAAGAAGCTCAGCTGCCTGCACTGCCCGAGTCGGTGCCTCTGGAGGCGAGACAGCTGGTGAAGTCGCTGCTCCAGCGAGACGCCAGCAAG AGGCCATCTGCCCGAGTAGCTGCTAACGTGCTTCATTTAAGCCTCTGGGGTGAACGTGCTGTAGCCCTGGAGGACCTGAAACCAGACAAGATGATTGGCTGGCTCCTCCAGCAATCCGCCGCCACTCTGCTGGCCAACAGGCTTGCAGAGAACTGtgtggaaacaaaaatgaagatgTTATTTCTGGCCAACCTGGAGTATGAAGCGCTGAGTCAGGCAGCCCTCCTCCTCTGCTCGTGGAGGGCGGCCCCGTGA